A single genomic interval of Armigeres subalbatus isolate Guangzhou_Male chromosome 1, GZ_Asu_2, whole genome shotgun sequence harbors:
- the LOC134206333 gene encoding uncharacterized protein LOC134206333, whose product MKNIHAFAAKTPMVVECAFEAEIVAINHRGSATKGIFHVICGGTRSLLGRSTASDMGLLRVATTNSLEDAGERVTFPKMPGVKIRFSVDDKVPPVKNAYYNVPAAFREAAKLRLEEMESQGIIEKVTNAPNWISGMSAVAKGKNDFRLVVNMRAPNKAINREYFRLPLIEEMKVKLHGSKYFSKLDLSNAFYHLELHNESRDLTTFCQKMFTLRTDAQGVSFILNRTREESKRALTRADGWALRLSPYSYTVEYIRGSENIADASSRLYVGTDEPFDDDCSPWEIATLEANGVDFITDDEIKKATADDRTLQAVMEALYSECWPKHLQTYQRLEEDLSIRESMLVKTGCVVIPEALRQRVLHISHQGHPSAAKNKSILRQRVWWPGMTSDVEKWVDSCSSCALNGRPEKPTPMQRILAPKAVWETIALDFNGPYIKFGGISILVIVDYRSRFLLAKPVKSTSFENTKRVLEDVFDREGFPKTIKTDNGPPFNGEEYKRYCTERSITPIFHAIIPATERARGELHESSS is encoded by the exons ATGAAGAACATTCATGCATTCGCTGCCAAAACTCCTATGGTCGTGGAGTGTGCATTCGAAGCAGAGATAGTGGCGATTAATCATCGCGGATCAGCTACTAAAGGGATATTTCAcgtgatttgtggtggaacgaGATCACTACTTGGTCGTTCAACGGCAAGCGATATGGGGCTTCTACGTGTTGCAACTACCAACAGTCTTGAGGATGCTGGTGAACGGGTAACATTCCCAAAAATGCCTGGAGTAAAAATCAGATTCAGCGTCGATGATAAAGTTCCACCTGTGAAGAATGCCTATTATAACGTGCCAGCAGCTTTTCGTGAGGCAGCGAAACTACGTTTAGAGGAAATGGAATCGCAAGGCATTATCGAGAAGGTAACAAACGCTCCAAACTGGATAAGTGGGATGTCCGCAGTCGCCAAGGGAAAGAACGACTTTCGATTGGTGGTCAATATGCGAGCCCCGAATAAAGCTATCAATCGAGAGTATTTCCGGCTGCCATTAATCGAAGAGATGAAGGTGAAGCTCCACGGGTCGAAGTATTTCAGCAAACTTGACCTCAGCAATGCGTTCTATCATCTCGAACTGCACAATGAATCTAGGGATCTCACCACATTTTGTCAGAAAATG TTTACATTGCGCACAGATGCTCAGGGGGtatcatttatcctcaaccgtaCACGCGAGGAATCAAAACGGGCATTGACACGAGCTGACGGATGGGCATTAAGATTAAGTCCATACAGCTACACAGTTGAATACATTCGAGGGTCAGAGAACATTGCTGATGCTTCTTCAAGGTTATATGTTGGAACCGACGAGCCATTCGACGATGACTGCAGTCCTTGGGAAATTGCAACCCTGGAAGCCAATGGTGTCGATTTCATCACCGACGATGAAATCAAAAAAGCCACAGCGGACGATCGAACTCTTCAAGCAGTCATGGAAGCTTTGTACTCAGAATGTTGGCCGAAACACTTGCAAACATATCAGCGTCTGGAAGAAGATTTGTCCATACGAGAAAGCATGTTGGTGAAGACGGGATGCGTGGTGATTCCAGAGGCGCTACGTCAACGTGTGCTGCACATTTCGCATCAGGGTCATCCATCGGCGGCGAAGAATAAAAGTATCCTACGACAACGAGTGTGGTGGCCCGGCATGACCAGTGACGTCGAGAAGTGGGTGGATTCTTGCTCTTCGTGTGCGTTGAACGGTAGACCAGAGAAGCCTACCCCAATGCAGCGCATCCTTGCTCCGAAAGCGGTCTGGGAAACAATAGCGCTGGATTTCAATGGACCTTACATCAAATTCGGTGGAATTTCCATCCTCGTCATAGTTGATTACCGGTCGAGGTTTTTGCTTGCTAAACCAGTAAAATCTACTAGTTTTGAGAACACCAAAAGAGTTTTGGAGGACGTTTTCGACAGAGAAGGTTTTCCAAAAACGATAAAGACGGACAACGGCCCGCCTTTCAACGGTGAAGAATACAAACGCTACTGTACGGAAAGATCAATTACACCAATCTTCCACGCCATTATTCCCGCAACAGAACGGGCTCGTGGAGAGCTACATGAAAGTAGTTCATAG